A single Nocardioides bizhenqiangii DNA region contains:
- a CDS encoding bifunctional 4-hydroxy-2-oxoglutarate aldolase/2-dehydro-3-deoxy-phosphogluconate aldolase: MVGVLGGHRVVPVVVLDDPGRADDLGAALVAGGLPVAEATFRTPEAAAVLRRLAGRSDLLVGAGTVITAAQVDLAHDAGARFVVSPGLSAAVVRRCQELDLPVFPGVSTPTEVIAALDLGLEAVKFFPAEANGGLATIKALSAAFPQVRFVPTGGITADSAPAYLAHRAVAAVGGSWMVAPDLLASGRWDEVTARCAATVAACRPDTPIPQGAPT, encoded by the coding sequence ATGGTCGGAGTTCTGGGAGGACACCGCGTCGTACCCGTCGTCGTCCTCGACGACCCGGGCCGTGCCGACGACCTCGGCGCGGCCCTGGTCGCCGGCGGCCTCCCGGTCGCGGAGGCCACGTTCCGCACCCCGGAGGCCGCGGCCGTCCTGCGTCGGCTGGCCGGGCGCTCCGACCTGCTGGTCGGAGCGGGCACCGTCATCACGGCCGCCCAGGTCGACCTCGCCCACGACGCAGGCGCCCGGTTCGTGGTGTCACCCGGCCTGAGCGCGGCGGTCGTCCGCCGCTGCCAGGAGCTCGACCTCCCGGTCTTCCCGGGCGTCAGCACGCCGACCGAGGTCATCGCGGCGCTGGACCTCGGGCTCGAGGCGGTGAAGTTCTTCCCGGCCGAGGCCAACGGTGGTCTCGCGACGATCAAGGCCCTGTCCGCCGCGTTCCCCCAGGTGCGCTTCGTGCCGACCGGCGGCATCACCGCCGACTCCGCGCCCGCCTACCTGGCCCATCGCGCCGTCGCCGCCGTCGGCGGCAGCTGGATGGTCGCACCCGATCTGCTCGCCTCGGGCCGTTGGGACGAGGTGACCGCGCGGTGCGCCGCCACCGTCGCCGCCTGCCGGCCCGACACCCCCATCCCGCAAGGAGCACCCACATGA
- a CDS encoding sugar kinase: protein MIQTRPAEECELDIVALGEVMLRLDPGEGRVRTARRFEAWEGGGEYNVARGMRKVFGLRAGVVTALADNEVGRLVENLILQGGVDTSLIHWEKYDGIGRTTRNGLNFTERGFGVRGAVGVSDRAHTAISQLAPGTVDWDDLFGRRGVRWLHTGGIFAGLSERSAAVAEEAMAAAHQHGTIVSFDLNYRPSLWAGIGGTEYARDVNTRLAAHVDVMIGNEEDFTAALGFGVEHVDENLRNLPIDSFAAMVGTVAEKMPWLSAVATTLRTVHTASDNDWRAIAWSPETGVLSSVARDHLDIYDRVGGGDGFASGLVYGLLQGEPLQQCLELGAAHGALAMTTPGDTSMASREEVYALASGGNARVRR from the coding sequence ATGATCCAGACCCGTCCCGCCGAGGAGTGCGAGCTCGACATCGTCGCGCTCGGCGAGGTGATGCTGCGGCTCGATCCCGGCGAGGGCCGGGTGCGCACCGCGCGCCGGTTCGAGGCATGGGAGGGCGGCGGCGAGTACAACGTCGCCCGGGGCATGCGGAAGGTGTTCGGGCTGCGTGCCGGCGTGGTCACCGCTCTGGCCGACAACGAGGTCGGCCGCCTGGTCGAGAACCTGATCCTCCAGGGCGGCGTCGACACCTCGCTCATCCACTGGGAGAAGTACGACGGCATCGGCCGCACGACGCGCAACGGGCTGAACTTCACCGAGCGTGGCTTCGGGGTCCGTGGTGCGGTCGGCGTGTCCGACCGCGCGCACACGGCGATCAGCCAGCTCGCTCCGGGCACGGTGGACTGGGATGACCTCTTCGGCCGGCGCGGCGTGCGCTGGCTCCACACGGGTGGGATCTTCGCCGGCCTGTCGGAGAGATCCGCCGCGGTTGCGGAGGAGGCGATGGCCGCCGCGCACCAGCACGGGACGATCGTCTCGTTCGACCTCAACTACCGTCCCAGTCTCTGGGCGGGCATCGGCGGCACGGAGTACGCGCGGGACGTCAACACCCGCCTGGCGGCTCACGTCGACGTGATGATCGGCAACGAGGAGGACTTCACGGCCGCGCTCGGCTTCGGGGTCGAGCACGTCGACGAGAACCTCCGGAACCTGCCCATCGACAGCTTCGCCGCCATGGTCGGCACGGTCGCGGAGAAGATGCCCTGGCTGTCGGCCGTCGCGACCACGCTCCGCACCGTCCACACCGCCAGCGACAACGACTGGCGAGCGATCGCGTGGTCCCCGGAGACAGGGGTGCTGTCCTCGGTCGCCCGCGACCACCTGGACATCTACGACCGCGTCGGCGGGGGCGACGGGTTCGCATCGGGTCTCGTCTACGGCCTGCTGCAGGGCGAGCCGCTGCAGCAGTGCCTGGAGCTCGGCGCCGCCCACGGTGCGCTGGCGATGACGACGCCCGGTGACACCTCGATGGCGTCCCGCGAGGAGGTCTACGCACTGGCCAGCGGCGGCAACGCCCGCGTCCGACGCTGA